A portion of the Desulfosoma caldarium genome contains these proteins:
- a CDS encoding Druantia anti-phage system protein DruA, whose product MAVVSIPAIWPKSVRSSSIIGIRAGRFSAFGALTIEIVRRRPDKGLWDFPIDRHLDLIPPWIVGSYHKNLAYLDDSLAASLGWGYAAWKVAARDQVIGWTHEQRERCFFDRSRGIS is encoded by the coding sequence GTGGCCGTTGTGTCAATTCCAGCGATCTGGCCCAAATCCGTCAGGTCATCTTCGATCATTGGGATCAGGGCCGGCCGGTTCTCCGCCTTCGGAGCTTTGACAATCGAGATCGTCCGGCGCAGACCGGACAAAGGGTTGTGGGACTTTCCGATCGACCGCCATCTTGATCTGATCCCACCCTGGATCGTCGGTTCCTATCACAAAAACCTGGCCTATCTTGACGATTCGTTGGCGGCCTCCCTGGGCTGGGGCTACGCCGCCTGGAAAGTGGCGGCCCGCGACCAGGTGATCGGCTGGACTCACGAACAGCGAGAGCGGTGCTTCTTTGACCGATCACGAGGGATTTCCTGA